GGCCCCCTTCTGTTGTCCATGAGAGCAGGTCTGCAGTCTCAAGTCGGACCAAGACCAGCAAATTGGTGGAGGACCACCTGGCTGTGCAGTCCCTGATCCGGGCCTACCAGGTGAGGGGCAGCTGAGGCACAGCCTGGGAGGCTGCACTGGCTCCTGGGGTGTGGCCAGGCACTGAAGGGAAGGGGTCTCAGCTCCAACATCATCTCCCCAGAGAGCCCTTCTCCTTGTCCTCTACTGAGCAGCACCTACTCCTCTAGCCAGTCTTTGCCACATCACCATTCAGAGCACTTACCAcctgcttgaatttttttttgtgcaTACTGACTTGTGTCCTTGTGGTCTGTCCCTTGCACACACCATGCCCCGAGTACGTGGAGGAGCACTTAGTAAGGGATCAATTCCAAAGCCTGTTGAATGAGGGGTGAGTAGATTAACCCTTGTTAATTCTGTTTTCTCCTCTAGAATGGGCATCCTGGGAGAACAGGGACTGATACAGCAGGTGCCTAATTCATGTTTATGGAATGAATGGTTCAGTAAACAATTCTCCCCCACCAGTTGCTCCTCCTGGAGACTTAGGCTCTCCCATGCTGGGCCTCTGCTCTGTCAGAGACCCAGTGATGGTCTGTGTTTTTGGTCTTGACCAGACAGGACTAATTGGAGGACTGCTGCAGTGTTCAGGCCATAACAAGCGTAATCATTTGGAATATCTCTGGGAACTGCTGGCAGGAGGTATTCCGTCAGGGAAATGTGAGGCAGCAGCAAGCCACAGCAAGGCTAGGGTACAGGGGGGCATTAGCAAATGGAAATGATGCTTTGCCTCTGAATGAGCTGCCCAATCTGTGGGATGGAACAGAGTTCCCTGTATACCACCCACCTGGGGATGGAAGAGGGAAGGTGAGCAGGgttgggttcccttctggcctgAGGACCCATCAATTGTGGGCCACCTAGGAGCAAACAGCAGCTATCGTGTATTGTGTTTTTCCTGGCTGGCTGAAAGAAGCAGACAGTGATCTAACCCttgacttcaaaaatgaagaacaaGGATGTAAAACTGTATATTAAATACAGGGAAACGTTCAGGGTGCTGCCCGAGGGCCTTATCTTCTAAGCACAGATCTCAGCCCTTCAGTAGCTCTTTGTTCTTTGATTAACCAAGACGAGGCATTAGAGAGTTTTCCTGGCAGGGTGGCTTCTGGATTCAGGTGTGTTACTCTCTTGTGCCTGGTGTGGATGAGCTCCCACCAGGAGGGCTGCAGCCCCTTACAGGCGAGTAGCAGGCACAGCTGTGGTTAGAATCACCTGCACActgtgctgaaaaaaaaaaactactgtatTATTATAAGcattttcaaacatataaaaggcaGAAGGATAGTACAGTGAGCCCACCACCCATCAATCATGGCCAGCCTTGTTTCATCAATTTCCCCCTTAGCCCCCGCTCACTGCTGATTATCTTGAGGCAGATCCCAGATATAGCatttcattcattgaacatttctttgtgtgtgtctaGAGaaaagggctttttaaaaaatgtgccatGATACCATTATCACATCTAAACATAATAATGCCTAATATCAAATATGCAGTTGACATTTGTGTTTGCCTTTTGtcctgtgctttctttttttctttttttctttttagatggagttttactctgtcacccagactggagtgcagtgatgcaatctcgactcactgtaacctctgccccacgtggtcaagtgattctcctggctcagcctcctgagtagctgggattacaggtgcttgccaccacgcctggctgatttttgtgttttcggtggagacggggtttcaccatgttggccaggctggtcttgaattcctgacctcaagtgatctgcccgccttggcctcccaaagtgctgggattacagcgtgaaccattgcacccagcctgtgcTTTCTTTTGACTGCTTCTTTGAAGCAGGATCCAGCTAAATCCACAGGTTGCAATAGGCTAAAGTGGCTCTTACATCTCTTGTACTTTGCAGGTtccctctgtttctttttatgaTGTGGAAAAACCAGGTGGTTTGTCCTGCAGGGTTTTTCCaagtctggattttgctgatgGCTTCCTCATGATGTCATTTCATCTGTCCCATTGTCCCATGTAATTTCTGTACTTTGACAATTAGATCTAGAGGCTCGATCCCAtagacatttgattttttttttttcaaaatcagcttcctggtggtgatggtgatggcactTGAGCAGTTAGCAGCTGTGGATAGTGATTTCCTAGATCCATTAACTCACTAGGGGTTGCAAAAATGGTGATATGCCAATTCTGTTTTCCCTTCTTTATTAACTGAAGTCCCACTATCAGGAGAAACTTCCATTTGTTAACTCTGTTTATCCTGAGATGCAGATTGTGTAGGAAAGACAGGatcactgctttatttttttcttttattcagtgATTTTCAAAATTATGAGGTGATTCCCTAGCACACTCCAAAAGTGACTAATGAaagtttatcttctttttttttgattcatATGAATGcatgaatataaacatatttgatGAGTTTCAATCTGCTGTAGGTATACTGTCCTTATAGTTGCTCAAAACTTGTCCTTATTCCCAGCACTCGTGGTGTTTGAACACTGCCTTGATGTTGGTATAACAAGATGCTCCAAGCTCAGCTTGTACATTTCTGCCTATTCCAGAACCGTCCAGGTCTCTGGCTGTTTCCTGCTATTGGTTTGATCATTACTTCTGGGCCCTTTCAGGAATCAGAGCCAGGAAAGGGTTTATACTGATGCTTCTAACGTGCTACAGATGTGGGATTTGGGGTTTGTCCTTGACCCTGTCAATCTTATGGCAACATTGCCTTTAGAGATGTCAAAAATAGAGGTTCTCAAAGATGCCAGTACAATGGCGTGTTTGATTTCCCAGAGCTCACATGCAACAATCTTAGAAtaacagttctttcttttttttttttttttgagatggagtttctccttgtagcccaggctagagcgcagtggtgcaacctcagctcactgcagcctccacttcccagattcaagcgattctcctgcctcatcctcccaagtagctgggattacaggcatgtgccgccacgcccagctaattttgtatatttagtagagatggggtttcaccgtgttggtcaggctggtcttgaactcttgacctcaggtgatccacccatcttagcctcccaaagtgctaggattacaggtgtgagccactgtgcccagccagcgtAACAATTCTAACACTATTACGACTGACTGGTAATAAAAAAgactttatgaatttttttctgtttgtctttagGGAATGTTCCATTAGTCAATTGGAATGGTTTCTCTCTGTATTTATGCCACTAAGTggacatattttttcatttgattcatttcactttcaatttttaagacttaattttgttttataagaatgtaaaatatttacaagGTTTGAAAGTCAAATCTTCAAAGTAAGAAAAGTTCTTAAAAATCTGGCTCCTAGCCCTGCCTCTCTATCCTATTTTGTCCCCTCCCCTAGGTGATAATTTTTCTTATGTtatggtttttttaattttatgatttgCCCTTctaatgcatatatttatttgtgtctacTTTTTATTAGATAATGTGTAGTTCACCATACACACTTTGCTAGAATTTGCTTTTTTGCTTAACAATATTTTTTGGAGACTACCTTGTAGTATCAGATGgggatttttcttcttccttttaatgGCTCTGGAGTGCTCCGCTGTGTGGATCGCCCATATCCATGTGCCAGTCTCCTGCTGATAGACAGTGGGGAAGTTTCTAGAATTGCACTATTACTAGTAGCACCGCAGTGAACACCTTTGTGCATAggtctttttcctgtttttgcccGTGCATGTTGTACTTCTAAACCAGGTTGAGCTCCTGCCATCTTACTGGCTGTGGCTGGGGTCTCGCAGGCAGCACTGAAGTAGCTGCGGGGCAGAGACATGGGGAAGCTTAACATTCGGAAATGGGAAGAGAGGGGCTGGGGCCCAGAGCCTTACCCTGGAGGAGGTCTGTCCAGCTGGGTCCCAGCCCCACCCTGCTCTTTTCCCTCCTCCCAGATCCGGGGTCACCATGTGGCCCAGCTGGACCCCCTGGGCATTCTGGATGCGGACCTGGACTCCTTTGTGCCCTCAGACTTGATCACAACCATTGATAAACTGGGTAAGAGCCTTCCTCAGGACGGCCATGGCAGTGCTGTGTGGGTGGCCCAGTAAGGGGCCCACGGGCACTAGGGACAGCCTGATCTTTGGGAGTCCATGGAGCCCGGGGAGCAGCCCACAGGGCCTCCTTTCTACCTTGCCTGTGTACTGCCTGTTGTTCCTGAGAAGGACGCCTGCCACTTTCCCTAGCTTGTGCCCCATGTGTTCAAGCCTGAGAGGCTTGTCCACCCTGCCTCCCTGGGCTCACTCTCACTTCTGGTCCCCAGGTTGGACCCAGAGGGAGGGCACTGGGGAGACTGGGAGGTCTGGTGAGACTGCGGGGCTCCACCTGGGCctgacctccctccctccactctgCTGCCCGGGGCTCGGCCACGCCTCCTTCTCCAGCCTTCTATGACCTGCAGGAGGCTGACCTTGATAAGGAGTTCCAGCTGCCGACAACCACCTTCATTGGGGGCTCTGAAAACACCCTCTCTCTGCGGGAGATCATTCGGCGCCTGGAGGTGAGCACAGGCGGGTGTGTGGGGTGCAGCTGAAGCAGCTCTTTGGAGCTTGCCAGAGGACGGGAAGGCACTGTCTTTTTTGTTCTAGACAGCAGGGATGTCAGCCGTCCCTCTTCCCCGCTCCTCATGGGGTCCCAATGTGTCTCCCCAGAACACCTACTGCCAGCACATTGGCCTGGAGTTCATGTTCATCAACGATGTGGAGCAGTGCCAGTGGATCCGGCAGAAGTTTGAGACCCCTGGTGTGATGCAGTTCTCCAGCGAGGAGAAGCGGACCCTGCTGGCCCGGCTAGTGCGCTCCATGAGGTTGGCACCACCTGGAGGGCCAAGTGGCTGGAGGTCCTGCTCCAGGGCTCTATGAGACGTCCCACACCCTGCCTAAGAGAGCAGGAGGGTGCCACAGGAAGGCAGGACTGGATCAGCCTCACCACTGGCTGCAGGGAGGAGAGTTGGGACCAGGTGTTTAGGCAGTTTGGCCAAGAGCTGGCCCAAGGCAGAGCAGGTCAGGTGGGCAGGGATGAGGCTCTAGGAGAACAAGAGAGCGGGGACACTGAGCAAGGCCAGAAGTGGCGGGAAGTGGCTGTGGGAACGTTTGGGCAGAAAATTATCCCTGGTGTGGAGTGAGTGTGGCCACACCACCTGTCTGTTCACTGGACTTTTCTGAAGCTGGGTCCCCCAGGGCTGCAGGGGCTAGGGGAGCACCTGACTCAGCTGCTGGATGCAAAGTGGATTCCTGTGAGCAGCGAGGTGCGGGCTGGAGTTTGGATCTGGCTGGGTGGAGATCTTTGGGACTTGGCAAAGAGAGCCCTTGGAGTGTGGCAGGAGGGTAGTGGGCTAGGAGTGGGTGGGCAGTGGCCTGTTGGAGGAGCTTGGCTATGAGGAAGAGAGAGGGCGGCAGCTGGGAAGGGGTGTAGGCAGAGGCGTTTGGTTCAGCTGGGAAGATGCCTAGCCTCCCCTAACCCTGTGTTCCTTTGCTGGGTGGGACAGGTGTATCCATGGTGGGCCCTGGACCATGTAGGTGGAAGGAGGATTTGTGACTTCCTCTGTCCTCAGCATTCAGCTCTGAGCACTCATGAACAGCCCCTGTGAGCCCCAGTCCCCTCCCTTTCcgtccctttccctttcctcttcccatCCTCTCCCCAAGCAGGTTTGAAGACTTCCTGGCCCGGAAATGGTCCTCAGAGAAGCGGTTTGGCCTGGAGGGCTGTGAAGTGATGATTCCTGCCCTCAAGACCATCATCGACAAATCCAGCGAGATGGGGATTGAGAATGTCATCTTGGGGATGCCACACAGGTGGGTCCCCCTCCCTGCCATGCCTTGCGCATTCTCCTCCAGCCCAGGGGACAGAGGTGGGAGAGATGAGATGGAAATCAGAGCGGAGGTGTTGGTGGGACCTGGGGGTAGAGGTGGGTTTCCTGGAAAGTTCTGAGTCCTGGGCCTGGCCTGCTCATCACAGAAATTGCCGGGTACTTGGCCAGAGTCACCTGGGGCCGGGTGCTAACCAGGTTATCAGGCACCCTCTCTCCCTGGCCATGTTGCTGCTGTCCCTAGCAAGGGTGAGATTTCAGAAAGGGGTACACTATACTTCTTGAGGTTCCTGTGGACAAGGAGAGGTGGAGGGGTTTCTTCCAgggaagggagggcagggcctgggcagTTGTTCCCGGGTTGTGTCCCCCACAGGGAGGTCTGTGGAGGTGAGCCGAGGGTCTCTGACCTGGCTGAAAGCTGACTGCATGTTCCCTTGACCTTGATGAAGATCTGGGAGGCTTGCTCAGCAGTGGGGCGTTACCTCTGAGCTGGAGCCTGTGGGGAAGCAGGAGGGGGAATGCATCCTGGGGGACGGAGACGTCTGTGGCCAGGGGTCCTGCTGAGTGGGCATATGCAGATGTGCAGAGTGGCCTGTGGGAAGGGCCCTGGGCTTTTCCCGTGACCAGAGAGCTGCCTGTGGTTGGACTAGCCCAGGGCCACATCAGCATGAGGGCATCCAAATGCATGGTGCAGGGGTCCCCATCCATGGCTGGCCTGCCAGGACTTTGGGGTTTGTCTGTCATGGGGGGCCTGGGAATGCCCAGTGTCTGGTCAGAGAGTTAGGCAGAGCTGGCCCAGTGGCCTGAGGCAGCAAGGAAGCATGGGGCTTTAGGCCTCGGGCCATTACAGCAGCAGGAGAGGATGGTGCCTGGTGATTGGGTGGCCTGAGGAGGGCTCTGGGCACGAAGGGGCTGTATtaggccaggccaggcctccaTAGTGGGGGAGGGAACCCTGAGGCCTGCGGGCTTTGCCAGGTGAGAGCCCGGCCCCTCTGGCTCCAGGGGAAGGCTGAACGTGCTGGCCAACGTGATCCGCAAGGACCTGGAGCAGATCTTCTGCCAGTTTGACCCCAAGCTGGAGGCGGCGGACGAGGTGGGTGCCATGCCCAGGTCCCGGCACCCTTGGAGAGCTGGGTGTTTGGGAGGTGGACTGTGGAGGGGCTGAGCCGGGAGCTTCCGGGCTGAGATAAACCTTAAGATGGATGCATTGGAGAAGCCTGCAGGAGAGAGGCTGTGTGTTTGCCTGAGGACCCTAAGGCTTTTTGGAGCAAGGGCTGCAGTCTCTGGTAGCTGGGAGGGCCCTCAGATAATCTGGGTCAACCTCTCTGTTTTGAGCtagggaaactgaagcccagagatgcAAAGGCTTGCTGGAAGTTGCTCAGTTCTGCTCATGTGGCTGTGCCTCCATGTCCAAAGTCCTGTCCACCAGCCAGGAATGACTCCCTTGCTCATTTGTTTGCCCAGCAGAGCCTTGGGAGGTGAGGATGGTTTTCCGTACCCATCGACCTGCTGAGGAAATGTTGTGCCTGCTCCCACCCCCTCCCTGGGAGGCCTTGGTCAGGCCTTCAGCCCATACTGCCtagcctctttctttccttttctttttgagatggggttttgctcttgttgcccaggctggagtgcaatggcatgatcttggctcactgcaacctctgcctcctgggttcaagcgattctcctgcctcaactttccaagtagctgggattacaggcatgcgccaccacacccggctaatttttgtatttttagtagagatggggttttgccatgttggtcaggctggtcttgaactcctggcctcaggtgatctgcctgcctcggcctcccaaagtgctgggattacaggcatggagccACCGCTTCCGGCCACTGCCTAGCCTCTTTCAAAGTCCTGCCCATCTTCCCTTTCGGTGGCTCTCTGGGTCCTCTGGGCAATGAGCCTGTCACTCCCTCCTCTCTGTCCCTTTGCCCTCAGGACTATCTCTCCTGCTGTCTCCAGCCTgctgccgtgtgtgtgtgtgtgtgtgtgtgtgtgtgtgtgtgtgtggacccATACCTACTGGCTCCTATCCCAGGTCTTTCTGACATCCTGTTCCTTTTGTTCTAGCACCTTCAGCCTTCTAAGCCTCACTTTGCTCTTCCGTAAAACAGGGATAAAAGCGCATGCCCGAGAATGGTTGCAATGAGTCAAAGATGACCTGTGTGTATAGTGGAAAACTTGGCCAAAGgatgtttaaaatgaaattactatttttttcaactgaaaaagaaatttgatcattgtgaaaacaacaaaacagaacaaagcttATACAATGAGAATATGTTCCTCAGTGAGACTCCATTCTTGTGGCCAATTTTGTTTGTGTGCTTCTGTTGTGTTTAGGTGTGTACTTCTAGAAACATTTCATGCTGATACAAACAAACCTCTTTGTCCAGTGCAACCTTATTTCTAAGAGGCCATGGGCATAGCCGTGACACCGGGTGGCACCTTGCTGTTTTCACTTAACAAGTTGTCATTGTTTCCTGCCTGCACACATGGGCTACTCCAGGCTTCTTACAGCTAAAGCATCCCTTGTGCTGGACATTGGGTTGTTCTAATGAGGGTCCTTGCACATGTGTGAGCGAGTTTATCTGTTAGATGGTGTCCGAGCAGTGCAGCGGCTGGAGCTACGGGGGTGGGACTGAACGACCCTCCCAGGAGCTGGCAGATGTCAGCGAGCCCATCCACAGTGTGTGATGGTGCCAGAGCCCCCACCCCACTTCCTCCCACACGCTCTCGAATCCTTTCATCTTTGCCGATATAATAGGTTCAAAAGAGGATTTTGTTGTAATGCATTTCGTTGTTATGAATTCAGTTGcttatcttttcacatgcttttgagccattcatatttttctgtaaattccTGCTTGTGGTTTTTGCTCATTTTCCTATGGAGTTTTTGGGCTTTATCTTCCTGATTTGTAAAAGCGTTTTGTACATTGAGGGAATTTGCCCTTTGCCTGCATttgtttatgaatatttttctcaGCTTGATTTGTTTCCCCTATCGCTGGGCGTGGGTTTGCTCCCCCATGGCAAATTTGTTAGAATTTAGGtgtcttttgtgttttctctggTGTTAGGATATCGTGTAGAATGCTGTAAGTCTTCCTTGCTTCAGGGTCATAAAATGTTGTGTGTCCCTCATTGCTACCATTGGTGTGAGGAGTCAGGGGATTCAGCTTCAGTGTTTGCTGGTGGCCTGGCCGAGGGTCTCCACGCTGATGCCTAGGCACTGCccttctctccctgccttccCTGCCGCTGGATGGCCTTCCCCACTCTTGTGCTCTCCTGCTCCATGGTCAGTGTACAGAGAGGCTCTGAGCCAAGGCCTGgggtccctgccttcctccctcaggCCAGTGAGGAGGGGCAGTGTGATGAGGAGAGAGGGGTCAGAGACAGCTTGGCCCTCTGAGGCAGTGGGATCGGGGGAATGTGCCAGCCTGACTGTGGGCTGCAGTGCCTGCCTGTGTATCTGCCTGTCTGATGTGGGAGGGGAGGATCCATCATGTTCCCATCTCCACCTTCAGGGCTCCGGGGATGTCAAGTACCACCTGGGCATGTACCATGAGAGGATCAACCGCGTCACCAACCGGAACATCACTCTGTCGCTGGTTGCCAACCCCTCCCACCTGGAGGCAGTGGACCCTGTGGTGCAGGGGAAGACAAAGGCAGAGCAGTTCTACCGTGGAGACGCCCAGGGCAAGAAGGTGAGCTCACCTGGGGGAACCCAGAGGACCTGGGCCCTTCAGGGTGGGCCCAGAGGGCTGGGCTGGACCCTGGGTCTCCACAGTACAGGTGCCGGCTGGGCTACATGGGTTGGGGCACGCAGCCCCTCCTGGCTCACACCTGCCCTGCAGGTCATGTCCATCCTGGTTCATGGGGACGCTGCCTTTGCTGGCCAGGGCGTGGTATATGAGACCTTCCACCTGAGCGACCTGCCCTCCTACACGACCAATGGTACCGTGCACGTCGTTGTCAACAACCAGGTGAGCATGTAGGCTCCACGCTGGGCCTCACAGCGTCAGCATCCCTGGAAATCCAGGCAGTAGCTTGGGGGGAAAGTGAGATGCTCCTGGCTCTGAGCCCACTGCTGTGCTGCTTACCAGGCAGGACCCTGCTCTTTCCAGCCTTGGTGTCCTGGTCTGTGAAATTGGAAGACACAATAGGGAGGGATAAGTAGGGCTGGAAGGACCAAAGGAGCACCTGTGTAGCGAGTGCCTCATGGAGGCTGGCCGTGTGCAGCCCCACATGGGCAATCTTAGACACAGGGACCTTGGTGCCCTTTCTCTAAGGCAGCTGAGCTTCTAACAGCTCATATGGAGTCTAGAAAGCCCTGTGTTCACTGCCTTGTTTGCATTAAGTCACGTCATCGTCCTTGAACATCCTGTGAGGTGGGAATTTAAGTGAcccctttttatagatgaggaaacaggctgtgGGTATGTAAGCACCTTGCCCCAGGTTGCAGTTAGCCGTTGTTAGGACTGGATTTTCCAGGCCTATGTTCCTCACTACCAGTGTGTCAAAGTGACCGGCGAAAAAGAGCAGGCTCCACCCGGCTGGTGCTGCTGCTGTCCCCGTGGGAGCTGTTGCTGTGTCTAATTGTGGGGCTGCTCACCATCACCCTGTTGTGTCCCACATTCCTCCTGGGCACCTCAGTGGACCTTGAGCATCCCCCTGTTCAGTCTCCAAGGCTGGCACCTTCTATCTCACTCTAAGTAAATTGAGAGGCGCAGCAGGTTTCTCCTGCCTCTGCAGATTGGATTCACCACAGACCCCCGAATGGCCCGCTCCTCACCATACCCGACCGACGTGGCCCGGGTGGTCAATGCGCCTATCTTCCATGTGAATGCCGATGACCCAGAGGCTGTGATATATGTGTGCAGTGTGGCAGCCGAATGGAGAAACACTTTCAACAAAGACGTTGTCGTGGACCTGGTGGGTCTGGGGACTGAGGCCAAGGCATGGGTGGGTGGCCCATCCCTGCTATGCTGAGCCAGCCAGGTCATCAGCATCTTCAGCACTCGGGGCTGGGAGTGCTTCTTGGATGAGAGATTTATGCCACCAAGAGCAATCTGTGCAAAGGCCTGGGACGGGACATTCATTCGGTGATAGGTGATAGTGGAGCTCAAAGGGCTCCCAGTGGGTGTGCCCTACCCAGATATTCCCCAATTTTGCAGCAGCTACATTGACCACACAGCGTAGGGGAGGGCCTGAGCCCCTCTGGCTACTCCTGCAGGTCTGTTACCGCCGGCGCGGCCACAATGAGATGGACGAGCCCATGTTCACCCAGCCGCTCATGTACAAGCAGATCCACAGACAGGTGCCTGTGCTGAAGAAGTACGCAGACAAGCTGATTGCCGAGGGCACAGTCACCCTGCAGGAGTTTGAGGTGGGCAGGCAGGCTGCAGGGGCGCCCAAGACAAACTTTGGGTGGGGACCCTGGAGAGGGGTTGTAGATGTTACCAGCCCAGTGCTGGGCACTAAGGATTTAAAGAAGTAGCCGCTATGGTCCTTGTCCCCAAGAGGCCCCAGTTACCAAAGGGGACCAAGAACTAAGGATGCAGTTACAGCCAAGTGGGACACAGTGGGTACTGCAATGTGGGGGAAGTCCAGCCTTGAGCAGGAGTGCGGGAAGGCTTCCTGTAGGAGGCAGCCCTGAGCTGGGGTTGTCCCCATAATTATCTATGGAGTGTTCGTCCTTCCACCTTCATGGAGCTCTGAGAGCAAGGACTACAAGTTTCCGGAGCCTTCTCCAAGCCCCTTGCTGAGCGCACTGCAGGCCTGCCCAGCCTCGGGGTACCTGTACAGGATCCCCTGAACTCTGAGACTTTGGCTTCTAGCCATGAGGTCCCTATAGGCCAGAGACAGAGAGTTCTAGAAGAACTTGGTGATGGGGACCAGGACTTACGAGTCCAAGTGGACTGGGCGTCTGGCTGCCCAGGGCTTTGGTGCTCTGTCCACATCTTCATCCTGATTCCAGGAAGAAATTGCCAAATACGACCGGATCTGTGAGGAGGCTTATGGCAGGTCCAAGGATAAAAAGATCCTGCATATAAAGCACTGGTTGGACTCCCCCTGGCCTGGTGAGCGAGCAGTGTGTGGCTCAGAGGGACTCCCCTGGGCCTTGAGGTCTTGCACTGGGATCAGGACTGGAATGGCCCTGGGTGACAGCTGTCATTGCCTAGTCTAGAGGCTGCAGGCTCTATCACTGAGTCCCCAAAGCTGCGTGGGGCCGATTCCTTTAAGTCAAGGATAGCATTGCCCTCTGAGCATGGATGGCCAGGTGCTCACTGAAAAGGGAGGGCACAGCCAGGTGGGAGAGGAAGCCCTGGGCACTGGATGCTTGGGGCCAGGGTGCTCAGAGGGCCTCCCTGGGGGGCAGGGTTAGAAGAGCTGTTACCCTGGGGCCCAGAGGtgggtgttgggcctgtgggggAGTTGCAGCTGTGGCTGTCCAGCTGTCCCAGGTCCCAAGGGTGGGCTCAGGGTGAGTCCGAGTGCCGGTGGAGTTTGGGAAGCCATGGGCCACTCAGTCCTGGGGAGGCAGGCTGGCCAGGGGGATCAGAGCCCACCACTGACACAGTGTGGACAGAGCCTCTCTCCCTCTCAGGCTTCTTCAACGTAGATGGGGAGCCCAAGAGCATGACATGCCCAGCCACGGGGATCCCTGAGGACATGCTCACCCACATCGGCAGCGTGGCCAGCTCTGTGCCCCTGGAGGACTTTAAGATCCACACCGGTGAGGTTGCTGGGCAGGCTGCAGCCCAGGCTGCTGGCCCCACCCCAACACTGTACCTCGAAGGGAGATTGGTTGGGATGCAAGAGAGATGGTGTGTCGCATTCCTGCTCAGTCTGTAGTGGGTCCACGTAGCTCTCGGCACCACGTCTGTGCCCGTGACAGTAGCTCTTTTCAGGGTGGGCGTGGCGAGCTGGGCAGCTCCAGATGCCACACTCCCAGCTGGGTACCAGTGACTAGTCTTAGGTTGGGGACCTTGGATTTTCCAAATGCCTTTGCCGGGGCGTCCCTGGGTCAGGCAGAAGAGCAGGAAAGCAAGGGCTCCCATACAGGGGCTGGAACGCTGCCTGGAACGTGGGCAGGATTCTGCAGCTGAAAGGACGGTGGCTTGCCGGGGCCTGGACCAATGACCGAGGGCAGCCCTCCCACTCCGGGGTGAGACTAGAATGTGGGTGGTCACCGACTGCACCCCTTGGCTGGGGCCACTGTGACCTTTGCCTGGGAAGTCCGGAGGGTCCCCTGTGGCTGTATTGGGGTGCCTACACACCCTCTGACCCACCTGGGGGAGTTCTCAGGGGGTTCCCTTACAGTGTGCACCGAGACCGAATGTCCTGGGGCAGCTGCTGACAGCGTTTGGGGCATGTGCCCGCTCTGTTTGTGTGTTAGCCTCTGTGTGTGGGGCTGACAGGAGCACAGCATAAGCCTGGGGACTTGGAGTCAAATCCAAGTACCTTGACAGCTGTGTGATCTGAGTAAATGACTCTGCGCCTGACGGTGTCTGCAACGTGGCCAATGCTTGCCAAGTGGTACCTGCTCCACCCCTCCACAGGCTCAGGGTGGTCCCTTGTCTCAGCTGGAGGAAGGGTGCCTGGCCCT
This region of Gorilla gorilla gorilla isolate KB3781 chromosome 8, NHGRI_mGorGor1-v2.1_pri, whole genome shotgun sequence genomic DNA includes:
- the OGDHL gene encoding 2-oxoglutarate dehydrogenase-like, mitochondrial isoform X1 encodes the protein MSGQWLGRASSCLGPAIYASPSLPASRMSQLRLLPSRLGVQAARLLAAHDVPVFGWRSRSSGPPATFPSSKGGGGSSYMEEMYFAWLENPQSVHKSWDSFFREASEEAFSGSTQPRPPSVVHESRSAVSSRTKTSKLVEDHLAVQSLIRAYQIRGHHVAQLDPLGILDADLDSFVPSDLITTIDKLAFYDLQEADLDKEFQLPTTTFIGGSENTLSLREIIRRLENTYCQHIGLEFMFINDVEQCQWIRQKFETPGVMQFSSEEKRTLLARLVRSMRFEDFLARKWSSEKRFGLEGCEVMIPALKTIIDKSSEMGIENVILGMPHRGRLNVLANVIRKDLEQIFCQFDPKLEAADEGSGDVKYHLGMYHERINRVTNRNITLSLVANPSHLEAVDPVVQGKTKAEQFYRGDAQGKKVMSILVHGDAAFAGQGVVYETFHLSDLPSYTTNGTVHVVVNNQIGFTTDPRMARSSPYPTDVARVVNAPIFHVNADDPEAVIYVCSVAAEWRNTFNKDVVVDLVCYRRRGHNEMDEPMFTQPLMYKQIHRQVPVLKKYADKLIAEGTVTLQEFEEEIAKYDRICEEAYGRSKDKKILHIKHWLDSPWPGFFNVDGEPKSMTCPATGIPEDMLTHIGSVASSVPLEDFKIHTGLSRILRGRADMTKNRTVDWALAEYMAFGSLLKEGIHVRLSGQDVERGTFSHRHHVLHDQEVDRRTCVPMNHLWPDQAPYTVCNSSLSEYGVLGFELGYAMASPNALVLWEAQFGDFHNTAQCIIDQFISTGQAKWVRHNGIVLLLPHGMEGMGPEHSSARPERFLQMSNDDSDAYPAFTKDFEVSQLYDCNWIVVNCSTPANYFHVLRRQILLPFRKPLIIFTPKSLLRHPEAKSSFDQMVSGTSFQRVIPEDGAAARAPEQVRRLIFCTGKVYYDLVKERSSQGLEEKVAITRLEQISPFPFDLIKQEAEKYPGAELVWCQEEHKNMGYYDYISPRFMTILRRARPIWYVGRDPAAAPATGNRNTHLVSLKKFLDTAFNLQAFEGKTF
- the OGDHL gene encoding 2-oxoglutarate dehydrogenase-like, mitochondrial isoform X2, encoding MSQLRLLPSRLGVQAARLLAAHDVPVFGWRSRSSGPPATFPSSKGGGGSSYMEEMYFAWLENPQSVHKSWDSFFREASEEAFSGSTQPRPPSVVHESRSAVSSRTKTSKLVEDHLAVQSLIRAYQIRGHHVAQLDPLGILDADLDSFVPSDLITTIDKLAFYDLQEADLDKEFQLPTTTFIGGSENTLSLREIIRRLENTYCQHIGLEFMFINDVEQCQWIRQKFETPGVMQFSSEEKRTLLARLVRSMRFEDFLARKWSSEKRFGLEGCEVMIPALKTIIDKSSEMGIENVILGMPHRGRLNVLANVIRKDLEQIFCQFDPKLEAADEGSGDVKYHLGMYHERINRVTNRNITLSLVANPSHLEAVDPVVQGKTKAEQFYRGDAQGKKVMSILVHGDAAFAGQGVVYETFHLSDLPSYTTNGTVHVVVNNQIGFTTDPRMARSSPYPTDVARVVNAPIFHVNADDPEAVIYVCSVAAEWRNTFNKDVVVDLVCYRRRGHNEMDEPMFTQPLMYKQIHRQVPVLKKYADKLIAEGTVTLQEFEEEIAKYDRICEEAYGRSKDKKILHIKHWLDSPWPGFFNVDGEPKSMTCPATGIPEDMLTHIGSVASSVPLEDFKIHTGLSRILRGRADMTKNRTVDWALAEYMAFGSLLKEGIHVRLSGQDVERGTFSHRHHVLHDQEVDRRTCVPMNHLWPDQAPYTVCNSSLSEYGVLGFELGYAMASPNALVLWEAQFGDFHNTAQCIIDQFISTGQAKWVRHNGIVLLLPHGMEGMGPEHSSARPERFLQMSNDDSDAYPAFTKDFEVSQLYDCNWIVVNCSTPANYFHVLRRQILLPFRKPLIIFTPKSLLRHPEAKSSFDQMVSGTSFQRVIPEDGAAARAPEQVRRLIFCTGKVYYDLVKERSSQGLEEKVAITRLEQISPFPFDLIKQEAEKYPGAELVWCQEEHKNMGYYDYISPRFMTILRRARPIWYVGRDPAAAPATGNRNTHLVSLKKFLDTAFNLQAFEGKTF